From Afipia carboxidovorans OM5, one genomic window encodes:
- a CDS encoding TadE/TadG family type IV pilus assembly protein, with protein MTTRFRRFRDFSKARSGASAVEFAIVLPVFLMLVFGIVMFGAYLALVHDVQQLAAEAARTSVAGLNETERRSLAASYVAQNAASYPLIVPAQLSVNAATSSTDPNVFIVTVNYDASHTFIYTLPSFVPAPPPTIVRSAAIPRGGY; from the coding sequence ATGACAACGCGCTTCCGCCGTTTCCGCGATTTCTCCAAAGCCCGCTCCGGTGCCTCCGCCGTCGAGTTCGCCATCGTGCTGCCGGTGTTCCTGATGCTGGTGTTCGGCATCGTGATGTTCGGCGCCTATCTCGCGCTGGTGCACGATGTGCAGCAACTCGCCGCCGAGGCCGCGCGCACGTCCGTCGCGGGCCTGAATGAAACCGAGCGCCGCTCGCTTGCGGCGAGTTACGTCGCGCAGAATGCGGCGAGCTATCCGCTGATCGTGCCCGCGCAGCTCTCGGTCAATGCCGCGACGTCGTCGACCGATCCCAACGTGTTCATCGTCACCGTCAATTACGATGCCTCGCACACGTTCATCTACACGCTGCCGTCCTTCGTGCCTGCACCGCCGCCCACCATCGTGCGCTCGGCCGCCATTCCGCGCGGAGGCTATTGA
- the uvrC gene encoding excinuclease ABC subunit UvrC: protein MKSDDHEGSMAPPGRRADDPVTEADKADRAKAAGSAADVPPQDIDLAVTNPEEDDSALPEEVDAAAEEEDGSRLGTGRAAIEKAVKLAPTSPGVYRMLNEGGDVLYVGKAKNVKKRLTSYTRVNGHSARIARMIAATITVEIISTETETEALLLEANLIKQLRPRFNVLLRDDKSFPYILITSDHWAPQLVKHRGAQTRPGRYFGPFASVGAVNRTLTALQRAFLIRSCTDSFFEGRTRPCLLFQIKRCAGPCTGEIDFPAYRNLVREATDFLSGRSRAVKQELADEMEKASAALEFERAALYRDRLAALSAIQAQQGINPRTVEEADVFAIHQEGGYSCVEVFFFRTGQNWGNRAYFPRADKSIAADEVLASFLSQFYDGKQPPKLVLLSHKIEEEALLASALTVKAGHKVEVATPQRGEKRELVQHALTNAREALGRKLADAATQTRLLDGLVRALQLPRAPRRIEVYDNSHIQGTNAVGAMVVAGPEGFVKNQYRKFNIRSENLTPGDDYAMMREVLQRRFKRLLTSDEATARQGDDDVPQWPDLVIIDGGLGQLNAVCGIFEELGVTGVSLMSVAKGPDRDAGRETLFLPDRPAIKLEPRDPVLYFIQRLRDEAHRFVIGSHRNLRRKDIREAGLQEIPGIGPARKRALLRHFGTLKEIERASLADLGKVPGVSAESARRIFDFFHPTRS, encoded by the coding sequence ATGAAAAGCGACGATCATGAAGGATCGATGGCGCCGCCGGGGCGGCGCGCGGACGATCCGGTGACGGAGGCCGATAAGGCTGACCGCGCGAAGGCGGCTGGGTCCGCCGCGGATGTCCCGCCGCAGGACATCGACCTGGCCGTCACCAACCCGGAAGAAGACGACAGCGCGCTCCCCGAGGAGGTCGATGCTGCCGCGGAAGAGGAGGACGGCAGCCGCCTCGGCACCGGCCGGGCAGCCATCGAGAAGGCGGTGAAACTCGCTCCGACCTCGCCCGGCGTCTACCGGATGCTGAACGAGGGCGGCGATGTGCTCTATGTCGGCAAGGCCAAGAACGTCAAAAAGCGGCTCACGTCCTATACCCGCGTGAACGGCCACTCGGCGCGGATCGCGCGTATGATCGCGGCCACGATCACGGTCGAGATCATTTCGACCGAGACCGAGACCGAAGCGCTGCTGCTCGAAGCAAACCTCATCAAGCAATTGCGGCCGCGCTTCAACGTGCTGCTGCGCGACGACAAGTCGTTCCCCTACATCCTGATCACGAGCGACCATTGGGCGCCGCAACTCGTCAAGCATCGCGGCGCGCAAACACGACCCGGCCGCTATTTCGGGCCGTTCGCGTCGGTGGGCGCGGTGAACCGCACCCTGACGGCGCTGCAACGCGCGTTCTTGATCCGCTCCTGCACCGACTCTTTCTTTGAAGGCCGCACGCGGCCGTGCCTCCTGTTTCAGATCAAGCGTTGCGCGGGACCATGCACCGGCGAGATCGATTTTCCGGCCTATCGCAACCTCGTGCGCGAGGCGACCGACTTCCTCTCCGGCCGCTCGCGCGCGGTGAAGCAGGAATTGGCCGACGAGATGGAGAAAGCATCGGCCGCACTCGAATTCGAGCGCGCGGCGCTCTATCGCGATCGTCTTGCGGCGCTGTCGGCAATCCAGGCCCAGCAGGGCATCAACCCGCGCACGGTGGAAGAGGCCGACGTCTTCGCCATCCATCAGGAGGGTGGTTATAGCTGCGTGGAGGTCTTCTTCTTCCGCACCGGGCAGAACTGGGGCAACCGCGCCTATTTTCCGCGCGCCGATAAGTCGATTGCCGCCGACGAAGTGCTCGCCTCGTTTCTCTCGCAGTTCTACGACGGCAAGCAGCCGCCGAAACTGGTGCTGCTCTCGCACAAGATCGAGGAAGAGGCGCTGCTCGCGAGCGCGCTCACGGTCAAGGCCGGCCACAAGGTCGAGGTCGCAACGCCGCAGCGTGGCGAGAAGCGCGAACTGGTGCAGCACGCGTTGACCAACGCGCGCGAGGCGCTGGGCCGCAAGCTTGCCGATGCCGCAACGCAAACGCGGCTGCTCGACGGCTTGGTGCGTGCCTTGCAGTTGCCGCGCGCGCCGCGCCGCATCGAGGTCTACGACAACAGCCACATTCAAGGCACCAACGCGGTCGGCGCGATGGTGGTCGCGGGGCCGGAGGGTTTCGTCAAGAATCAGTACCGCAAGTTCAACATCCGCTCGGAAAACCTCACGCCGGGCGACGACTACGCCATGATGCGCGAGGTGCTGCAGCGCCGCTTCAAGCGGCTGCTTACGTCTGATGAGGCGACCGCCCGGCAGGGGGATGACGATGTGCCGCAATGGCCGGATCTCGTCATCATCGACGGTGGGCTCGGCCAGCTCAACGCGGTGTGCGGGATTTTCGAGGAATTGGGCGTCACCGGCGTGTCGCTGATGTCGGTTGCCAAGGGGCCGGACCGCGACGCCGGGCGCGAGACGCTGTTCCTGCCGGATCGTCCGGCCATAAAGCTCGAACCGCGCGATCCGGTTCTCTATTTCATTCAACGGCTTCGCGACGAAGCGCATCGTTTCGTGATCGGCTCGCACCGCAATTTGCGGCGGAAGGACATCCGCGAGGCCGGCTTGCAGGAAATTCCCGGAATCGGTCCGGCGCGCAAACGTGCGCTGCTGCGCCATTTCGGTACGCTGAAGGAGATCGAGCGGGCGTCGCTGGCCGACCTTGGCAAGGTTCCGGGCGTCAGTGCCGAGAGCGCCCGGCGGATTTTCGACTTTTTCCACCCAACCCGTTCGTGA
- a CDS encoding aspartate aminotransferase family protein, with product MPFTANRAFKQAPRMLAGAKDMHYFTTDGRKIIDAAAGMWCSNAGHCRAPITEAITKQAAEMDYAPPFQFGHPQAFELASRIAALAPKGLEQVFFCNSGSEAADTALKIALAYHATRGEAGCTRLIGRERGYHGVGFGGISVGGMVNNRRLFGALLNGTDHLPATYNHEHQAFSKGEPEWGAHLADELERLVVLHGKDTIAAVIVEPMAGSTGVLVAPKDYLKRLRAICDKHNILLIFDEVITGFGRLGYAFAAERYGVVPDMITFAKGVTNGAVPMGGVIVREDIHDTFMKGPEHIVELFHGYTYSAHPLACAAGLATLNIYRDEGLFERARQLEPLFADAVMGLRKEPNVTDIRTVGLTAGIDLAPKDGQGGLRGLTALACAFNDHDLMLRVAGDTLALTPPLIVSEAQIGEIIDKVAGVIRSVA from the coding sequence ATGCCGTTTACCGCCAACCGCGCATTCAAGCAGGCGCCGCGCATGCTCGCGGGCGCGAAGGACATGCACTACTTCACCACCGATGGCCGCAAGATCATCGATGCCGCTGCCGGCATGTGGTGCTCCAACGCCGGCCACTGCCGCGCGCCGATCACCGAGGCGATCACCAAACAGGCGGCGGAGATGGATTACGCGCCGCCGTTCCAGTTCGGCCATCCGCAGGCGTTCGAACTCGCAAGCCGCATCGCCGCGCTGGCGCCGAAAGGCCTCGAGCAGGTGTTCTTCTGCAATTCGGGCTCGGAGGCGGCCGACACCGCGCTCAAGATCGCGCTCGCCTATCACGCCACCCGTGGCGAGGCCGGATGCACGCGCCTGATCGGCCGCGAGCGCGGCTATCATGGCGTCGGCTTCGGCGGCATCTCGGTCGGCGGCATGGTCAACAACCGCCGGCTGTTCGGCGCACTGTTGAACGGCACCGATCATCTGCCCGCGACCTATAATCACGAGCATCAGGCGTTCTCCAAGGGCGAGCCGGAATGGGGCGCGCATCTTGCCGATGAACTCGAGCGCCTCGTGGTGCTGCACGGCAAGGACACCATCGCCGCCGTGATCGTCGAGCCGATGGCGGGCTCGACCGGCGTGCTGGTGGCGCCGAAGGATTACCTGAAGCGGCTGCGCGCGATCTGCGACAAGCACAACATTCTCCTGATCTTCGACGAGGTCATCACCGGCTTCGGCCGCCTCGGCTATGCCTTCGCCGCCGAGCGCTACGGCGTGGTGCCGGACATGATCACCTTCGCCAAGGGCGTCACCAACGGCGCGGTGCCGATGGGCGGCGTGATCGTGCGCGAGGACATCCACGACACCTTCATGAAAGGGCCGGAGCACATCGTCGAACTGTTCCACGGCTACACCTATTCGGCACATCCGCTCGCCTGCGCGGCCGGCCTCGCCACGCTCAACATCTATCGCGACGAGGGGCTGTTCGAGCGCGCGCGCCAGCTCGAGCCGCTGTTCGCCGACGCCGTGATGGGGCTGCGCAAGGAGCCGAACGTCACCGACATCCGCACTGTTGGCCTGACGGCGGGCATCGACCTCGCGCCGAAGGATGGCCAGGGCGGCCTGCGCGGCCTTACCGCGCTCGCCTGCGCCTTCAACGACCATGACCTGATGCTGCGGGTCGCGGGCGATACGCTGGCGCTGACCCCGCCCTTGATCGTCAGCGAGGCGCAGATCGGCGAGATCATCGACAAGGTCGCGGGCGTGATCCGCTCCGTCGCGTAA
- a CDS encoding outer membrane protein produces the protein MLKKALGVAILAASCAASAQAADFSYRRQAAQPYTVNQPLNGFSWAGPYLGANLGYNWGSVSNSGTNPTGFAGGVQGGYNWQFGSPWVFGLEADIQATGADDTFAAWKFSNPWYGTVRGRVGYALNPNFMLYGTGGLAFGELKGSTPFYSASHVSAGWTVGAGAEFALNNAWSLKAEYLYVDLDSSNINGLPNGYNFSTVRVGVNYHF, from the coding sequence ATGTTGAAGAAGGCCCTCGGAGTAGCGATTCTGGCCGCAAGCTGCGCCGCAAGCGCCCAGGCTGCCGATTTTAGTTATCGCCGCCAGGCAGCGCAGCCCTACACCGTCAATCAGCCGCTGAATGGCTTTAGCTGGGCCGGTCCCTATCTCGGCGCCAACCTCGGTTACAACTGGGGCAGCGTCTCCAACAGCGGCACCAACCCGACCGGTTTCGCCGGCGGCGTTCAGGGCGGCTACAATTGGCAGTTCGGCTCTCCGTGGGTGTTCGGCCTCGAGGCCGACATTCAGGCCACCGGCGCCGATGATACCTTCGCAGCGTGGAAATTCTCGAACCCTTGGTACGGCACGGTGCGCGGCCGCGTCGGCTATGCTCTCAATCCGAACTTCATGCTCTACGGCACCGGCGGTCTCGCTTTCGGCGAGCTGAAGGGCTCGACTCCGTTCTACTCGGCGAGCCACGTCTCGGCCGGATGGACGGTCGGCGCGGGCGCCGAATTCGCGCTCAACAACGCATGGTCGCTGAAGGCCGAATACCTCTACGTCGATCTCGACAGCAGCAACATCAACGGCCTGCCGAACGGCTACAACTTCAGCACGGTGCGGGTTGGTGTGAACTACCACTTCTGA
- the hisS gene encoding histidine--tRNA ligase: MSDKKPKKPQKLRARLPRGLIDRTPSEIAATRAMVETIRSVYERYGFEPVETPAMEYTDALGKFLPDQDRPNEGVFSFQDDDEQWISLRYDLTAPLARYVAEHFDTLPKPYRSYRHGYVYRNEKPGPGRFRQFMQFDADTVGSASPAADAEMCMMAADTMEALGIAPHQFVVRINNRKLLDGVLSSIGLGDDEAGRKLTVLRAMDKFDKFGLEGVRLLLGEGRKDESGDFTKGAGLDERSIQLVLSVFQTGVVLTGPASTTEKKARPLDTLTFASQDGAEWHRRVTFESVFETLDHVRQRLGQKVQVFEDGVQELRQIADLLVASGYDDGRVQIDPSVVRGLEYYTGPVYEVELLLETKDEKGRPVRFGSVGGGGRYDGLVSRFRGEPVPATGFSIGVSRLQAALTLLGKIDTKPEAGPVVVLVMDRNEIAQYQKFVATLRNAGIRAEMYLGNPKNNLGVQFKYADRRNSPCAILQGGDEKAKGVVQIKDLILGAQVGGESEDREAFLQKQQHEAQFAVSESELIEGVRQVLARHGINWT, translated from the coding sequence ATGTCCGACAAGAAACCGAAAAAACCGCAGAAACTGCGCGCGCGCCTGCCGCGCGGGCTGATCGACCGCACGCCCTCCGAGATCGCCGCGACCCGCGCGATGGTGGAGACGATCCGTAGCGTCTATGAGCGCTATGGCTTCGAGCCGGTCGAGACGCCTGCGATGGAATATACCGACGCGCTCGGCAAGTTCCTCCCCGATCAGGACCGGCCGAACGAGGGCGTGTTCTCGTTTCAGGACGACGACGAGCAGTGGATTTCGCTGCGCTACGATCTCACCGCGCCGCTCGCGCGCTACGTCGCCGAGCATTTCGACACGCTGCCAAAACCCTATCGCAGCTATCGCCACGGCTACGTCTATCGCAACGAGAAGCCCGGCCCCGGCCGCTTCCGCCAGTTCATGCAGTTTGACGCCGACACGGTGGGCTCGGCCTCGCCTGCCGCCGACGCCGAGATGTGCATGATGGCCGCCGACACGATGGAAGCGCTGGGCATTGCCCCTCATCAGTTCGTGGTTCGAATAAACAATCGAAAGCTGCTTGATGGTGTGCTGTCCAGCATTGGCCTTGGCGATGACGAAGCCGGCCGCAAACTCACCGTGCTCAGGGCAATGGACAAGTTTGACAAGTTCGGACTTGAGGGCGTGCGCCTATTGTTGGGTGAAGGGCGGAAGGATGAGAGTGGAGATTTCACGAAGGGCGCTGGACTAGATGAAAGATCCATCCAGCTTGTTCTTTCGGTGTTTCAGACCGGTGTTGTTCTTACGGGCCCAGCAAGTACAACTGAAAAGAAAGCGCGGCCACTCGACACTCTGACGTTTGCATCTCAGGACGGCGCTGAATGGCACCGCCGCGTAACATTCGAGAGCGTCTTTGAAACGCTCGATCATGTTCGGCAGCGTCTAGGCCAAAAGGTTCAGGTTTTTGAGGATGGCGTGCAGGAGCTTCGGCAAATCGCTGATCTGCTAGTTGCGTCTGGATATGATGACGGACGCGTACAGATCGACCCTTCCGTCGTGCGCGGTCTCGAATACTACACCGGCCCTGTCTACGAAGTTGAACTGTTGCTCGAGACCAAGGACGAGAAGGGCCGCCCGGTGCGGTTCGGCTCGGTCGGCGGTGGCGGGCGATACGATGGATTGGTCTCGCGCTTTCGCGGCGAGCCGGTGCCGGCGACAGGTTTCTCCATCGGCGTTTCGCGGCTGCAGGCGGCGTTGACGTTGCTCGGCAAGATCGACACCAAGCCCGAAGCCGGCCCCGTCGTCGTGCTGGTGATGGATCGTAACGAGATCGCGCAATATCAAAAATTCGTCGCGACACTACGCAACGCCGGTATTCGTGCCGAGATGTATCTCGGCAATCCGAAGAACAATCTCGGCGTGCAATTCAAATATGCCGACCGCCGCAACTCGCCTTGCGCCATCCTTCAGGGCGGCGACGAAAAGGCGAAGGGCGTGGTGCAGATCAAGGATCTGATCCTCGGCGCGCAGGTCGGCGGCGAGAGTGAAGATCGCGAGGCGTTCCTGCAGAAGCAGCAGCACGAGGCGCAGTTCGCCGTCAGCGAAAGCGAGCTGATTGAGGGTGTGCGCCAAGTGCTGGCGCGCCACGGCATCAACTGGACCTGA
- a CDS encoding ribonuclease T2 family protein: MIGYGVNFRRGLASLTAAMGVLLVASFGAAAQDHRQNAPGAFDFYVLSLSWSPSFCEAARERGNTGRSTQAQCSGRPYSFVVHGLWPQYERGYPEYCKRPSPRLDRNVMRGMLDLMPAPGLVYNEWDKHGTCSGLGARGYFETVRKARASVKIPEEYLDLASPKTVTPGEVEEAFIKANPGLSAAAIAVRCDSRRLGEVRICMNKDLQFRACEQVNRSACRRNQIVMPPMRGG, translated from the coding sequence ATGATCGGGTATGGGGTGAATTTCCGTCGCGGGCTGGCCTCGCTCACGGCTGCAATGGGCGTGCTGCTTGTCGCCAGCTTCGGCGCGGCGGCGCAGGACCATCGGCAGAATGCGCCGGGCGCGTTTGATTTCTATGTGCTGTCGCTGTCGTGGTCGCCGTCGTTCTGCGAGGCGGCGCGTGAGCGCGGCAACACCGGGCGCAGCACGCAGGCCCAGTGCAGCGGGCGGCCTTATTCGTTCGTGGTGCACGGGCTGTGGCCGCAATATGAGCGCGGCTATCCCGAATATTGCAAGCGGCCCTCGCCGCGGCTCGATCGCAACGTCATGCGCGGAATGCTCGATCTGATGCCCGCGCCGGGGCTCGTCTACAACGAGTGGGACAAGCACGGCACCTGCTCGGGGCTTGGTGCGCGCGGTTATTTCGAGACGGTGCGCAAGGCGCGCGCCTCGGTGAAAATTCCCGAGGAATATCTCGATCTGGCCTCGCCCAAGACGGTCACGCCGGGTGAGGTGGAGGAAGCTTTCATCAAGGCCAATCCGGGCCTCAGCGCCGCTGCGATCGCCGTGCGCTGCGACAGCCGCAGGCTTGGCGAGGTGCGGATTTGCATGAACAAGGATCTGCAATTCCGCGCTTGCGAGCAGGTCAACCGCAGCGCCTGCCGCCGCAATCAGATTGTGATGCCGCCGATGCGCGGCGGGTAG
- a CDS encoding cold-shock protein, with product MAMTGTVKFFNAERGYGFIKPDDGGRDVFVHITAVERAGLKNLVEGQQITFEVEPDKKGKGPKAVNLVVSS from the coding sequence ATGGCAATGACGGGGACGGTGAAGTTTTTCAATGCGGAGCGTGGCTATGGTTTCATCAAGCCCGATGACGGGGGGCGCGATGTTTTCGTCCACATCACCGCAGTGGAGCGAGCGGGCCTGAAAAATCTGGTCGAGGGTCAACAGATTACCTTCGAGGTCGAGCCCGACAAGAAGGGCAAGGGCCCCAAGGCGGTCAACCTCGTGGTTTCATCCTGA
- a CDS encoding tautomerase family protein — protein sequence MPEITINLAAGRTDEQKRGMMADITAALVKNLGVDPEVVVIQINEAPLSHKMKGGKTYLERQAKT from the coding sequence ATGCCCGAGATCACGATCAACCTGGCGGCCGGCCGCACCGACGAGCAGAAGCGCGGCATGATGGCGGACATCACCGCCGCGCTCGTCAAGAACCTTGGTGTCGATCCCGAGGTCGTGGTGATTCAGATCAACGAGGCGCCACTCAGCCACAAGATGAAGGGCGGGAAGACCTATCTGGAGCGACAGGCAAAGACATAA
- a CDS encoding 23S rRNA (adenine(2030)-N(6))-methyltransferase RlmJ: protein MNYRHAFHAGNFADVIKHIVLTRILTYLHQKQSAFRVIDTHAGAGRYDLTGDEAQRSGEWRFGIARVLQARFSNEAQALVSPYLDIVRAFNPPRDLVAYPGSPLIARALLRPQDRLVACELEPVARKALIGNLYNDPQARVVDLDGWTALTAFVPPSERRGLVLIDPPFEAKDEFARLAERFGAAYAKWPTGIYMIWYPIKERRGPDEFVRQAASLVAARGNSSEHCLRVEFSVAPQTADSGLVSTGLLIVNPPWTLASELRTILPELEKPLGLGGAGRYRVEAARA, encoded by the coding sequence ATGAATTATCGCCACGCCTTTCATGCCGGCAATTTTGCCGATGTCATCAAGCACATCGTGCTGACGCGGATACTGACCTATCTGCATCAGAAGCAGTCGGCCTTCCGCGTCATCGACACCCATGCGGGTGCAGGGCGTTATGACCTCACAGGTGATGAGGCCCAGCGCAGCGGCGAATGGCGCTTCGGCATCGCGCGCGTGCTGCAGGCGCGCTTCTCGAACGAGGCGCAGGCGCTGGTGTCGCCCTATCTCGATATCGTGCGGGCGTTCAATCCGCCGCGCGATCTCGTCGCCTATCCCGGCTCGCCGTTGATTGCGCGGGCGCTGCTGCGGCCGCAGGACCGGCTCGTCGCCTGCGAGCTTGAGCCCGTCGCGCGCAAGGCGCTGATCGGCAATCTCTACAATGATCCGCAGGCGCGGGTGGTCGATCTCGACGGCTGGACCGCGCTTACTGCCTTCGTGCCACCGAGCGAACGGCGCGGCCTCGTGCTGATCGATCCTCCGTTCGAGGCGAAGGACGAATTCGCGCGTCTCGCCGAGCGGTTTGGCGCGGCCTACGCGAAATGGCCGACCGGCATCTACATGATCTGGTACCCGATCAAGGAACGGCGCGGGCCGGACGAGTTTGTGCGGCAGGCGGCCTCGCTGGTCGCAGCGCGCGGCAACAGCAGCGAACATTGCCTGCGGGTGGAGTTCAGCGTCGCACCGCAAACAGCCGACAGCGGCCTCGTCTCCACCGGCCTCCTGATCGTCAATCCGCCCTGGACGCTCGCCTCCGAGCTCCGGACGATCCTTCCCGAGCTGGAAAAGCCACTCGGCCTCGGTGGTGCCGGACGGTACCGGGTTGAGGCTGCACGGGCCTGA
- a CDS encoding pilus assembly protein TadG-related protein translates to MRRYFDRCRRFFTSPHGGERPALGLDPRVASECERVRGLPSLDEAFRAPHPDPLPAKSGARGQGLLRRFAANERGNVAFIAAACMVLVTGCAALGVDVGAVFTDKRRAQSAADLAAIVAASDLSRASRAAAATVAKNHYPPDSLVAVETGVYTANTSLGPQQRFSAGTTPASAVRVTMQTRTPLFFGKVLTGDPTVNLRVTSVATTTQLATFAIGSRLAAVNGGLLNALLGQMLGTSLSLSAMDYQALADAKINLFDFMSALATRASLTGASYDTLLQSNLKITDIIGALQTSSTTSAASSALSNIGSALSGISTKIALGQLIDAGPYSNMTVGQQPKVGVDLAALDLLSATAQLANGTHQIAASLNLGLPGIAGITLQITVGERPVGSNWITIGQAGASVHTAQTRIFATIQLLGSGSVAAVNLPVYVEVASGTATLNSVSCGYPDIASSKVELGVSPGIVDAWIGNVTSAEMTNFSTKPNPPAATLVDLGAVKVTGRAHAAMANTAATNVNFTYADIQAQTRKTVTTTSFTSSLTASLLGDLALAIQLGPLALPVPGLGPQVTSIISGATSSVDTLLNTVLQTLGVGLGQADVWVAAIRCDGAVLVN, encoded by the coding sequence ATGCGAAGATATTTTGATCGGTGCCGGCGCTTCTTTACCTCTCCCCATGGGGGAGAGAGGCCTGCTCTCGGGCTTGACCCGAGGGTCGCGAGCGAATGCGAGCGGGTGAGGGGGCTCCCGAGTTTAGACGAAGCATTTAGAGCCCCTCACCCCGACCCTCTCCCCGCAAAGAGCGGGGCGAGGGGGCAGGGCCTGCTGCGCCGGTTCGCCGCCAATGAGCGCGGCAATGTCGCCTTCATCGCCGCCGCGTGCATGGTCCTCGTCACCGGCTGCGCCGCGCTCGGCGTCGATGTCGGCGCGGTGTTCACCGACAAGCGCCGCGCGCAAAGCGCGGCCGATCTCGCGGCGATCGTCGCCGCCAGCGATCTTTCCCGTGCCTCTCGCGCTGCTGCGGCCACTGTCGCCAAAAATCACTACCCGCCGGATTCTCTCGTGGCTGTCGAGACCGGCGTCTACACGGCGAACACCTCGCTCGGGCCGCAGCAGCGCTTCTCCGCCGGCACCACGCCTGCCAGCGCCGTGCGCGTGACCATGCAAACGCGAACGCCGTTGTTCTTCGGCAAGGTGCTGACCGGCGATCCGACCGTCAATCTGCGCGTCACGTCGGTCGCGACCACCACGCAGCTTGCGACCTTCGCCATCGGCTCGCGCCTTGCGGCGGTGAATGGCGGGCTTCTCAACGCGCTGCTCGGCCAGATGCTCGGCACCTCGCTGTCGCTGTCCGCCATGGATTATCAGGCGCTGGCGGATGCGAAGATCAACCTGTTCGATTTCATGTCGGCGCTGGCGACACGCGCGAGCCTCACTGGCGCAAGTTACGATACGCTGCTGCAATCGAACCTGAAAATAACGGACATCATCGGCGCGCTGCAGACCAGCAGCACCACGAGTGCGGCGAGCAGCGCGCTGTCGAACATCGGCTCGGCGCTGTCGGGCATCAGCACGAAAATCGCGCTCGGCCAACTGATCGATGCCGGGCCTTACAGCAACATGACGGTGGGCCAGCAGCCGAAAGTCGGCGTCGATCTCGCAGCACTCGATCTGTTGTCCGCCACCGCACAGCTTGCCAACGGCACGCATCAGATCGCGGCCAGTCTCAATCTCGGCCTGCCGGGCATTGCCGGCATCACGCTGCAAATTACGGTGGGCGAGCGGCCGGTGGGCTCGAACTGGATCACCATCGGGCAGGCGGGCGCGAGCGTGCACACCGCGCAGACCCGCATCTTCGCCACCATCCAGTTGCTCGGCAGCGGTTCGGTCGCGGCCGTCAACCTTCCGGTCTATGTCGAGGTGGCAAGTGGCACCGCGACGCTCAACAGCGTGAGCTGCGGCTATCCCGATATTGCGTCGTCGAAGGTGGAGCTTGGCGTGTCGCCCGGCATCGTCGATGCGTGGATCGGCAACGTCACCAGCGCGGAGATGACGAACTTCTCCACCAAACCGAATCCGCCGGCGGCGACGCTGGTTGATCTCGGCGCCGTCAAGGTGACGGGGCGCGCCCATGCGGCGATGGCGAACACCGCTGCCACCAACGTGAACTTTACCTATGCCGACATTCAGGCGCAGACGCGCAAGACGGTCACCACCACCTCATTTACGTCGTCGCTGACGGCGAGCTTGCTTGGCGATCTCGCGCTTGCGATTCAATTAGGCCCGCTGGCATTGCCGGTCCCCGGGCTCGGCCCGCAGGTCACGTCGATCATCTCAGGCGCGACCAGCTCGGTCGATACGCTTCTCAACACCGTGCTGCAGACGCTCGGCGTCGGGTTGGGGCAGGCGGATGTCTGGGTGGCAGCTATCCGTTGCGACGGCGCCGTGCTGGTGAATTGA
- a CDS encoding endonuclease domain-containing protein, producing MRGPDRKATSRARQLRSHQTDAETKLWHRLRNRQIAGCKFVRQEPVGLYVYDFICRERKLVIEVDGGQHAEAKADIVRGDTLTRDGYCVLRFWNNEVLGNIDGVLQTIESKLLDQEPLTPTLSP from the coding sequence ATGCGAGGACCGGATCGCAAGGCCACATCACGGGCGCGGCAACTTCGCAGTCACCAAACCGACGCGGAAACCAAGCTCTGGCACCGGTTGCGCAACCGCCAGATCGCGGGTTGCAAGTTTGTGCGGCAAGAGCCTGTTGGCCTCTACGTCTACGATTTCATCTGCCGCGAGCGAAAATTGGTGATCGAAGTCGACGGCGGGCAGCATGCGGAAGCGAAAGCCGACATCGTTCGCGGCGACACCCTTACACGGGACGGCTACTGCGTGCTGCGCTTCTGGAACAATGAGGTTCTCGGAAACATCGACGGCGTTCTGCAGACAATCGAAAGCAAGCTGCTGGACCAAGAGCCCCTCACCCCGACCCTCTCCCCGTAA